In a single window of the Bradyrhizobium erythrophlei genome:
- a CDS encoding DUF4170 domain-containing protein, translated as MPDSAPQQLLHLVIGGELTDLKSTTFKDLDQVEIVGVYPNYATAYAAWKAKAQQTVDNAHMRYFVVHLHRLLDPGQDTKPAR; from the coding sequence ATGCCAGATAGTGCCCCGCAACAATTGCTTCATCTCGTCATCGGCGGCGAGCTGACCGATCTCAAAAGCACAACGTTCAAGGATCTCGATCAGGTGGAAATCGTCGGCGTGTATCCCAATTACGCGACCGCCTACGCGGCGTGGAAAGCCAAGGCGCAGCAGACCGTCGACAACGCCCACATGCGCTATTTCGTCGTCCACCTCCACCGGCTGCTCGATCCAGGTCAAGACACAAAGCCTGCCCGTTGA
- a CDS encoding 3'(2'),5'-bisphosphate nucleotidase CysQ, translating to MADVSAGSGPDEILARDVALLRDSVREAGALALSLFRTELKNWTKGASSPVSEADIRVNDLLENRLRSATPQYGWLSEESADDEQRLGKHLTWIVDPIDGTRGYLAGREDWCVSVALVEDASPVLAVVFAPATDEFFLAARGRGAARNHVPVYATGGTELDFSRIAGPKPLVQRLSPSPDEIVLYPRIGSLALRLCRVAQGTLDAAFAGGQSRDWDLAAANLIVQEANGNMTALSGDTISYNRREVTHGVLVAAGRDRHARIVEHFRTRPLP from the coding sequence TTGGCGGACGTTAGCGCCGGCAGCGGCCCGGACGAGATTTTGGCGCGCGATGTCGCGCTGCTGAGGGATAGCGTGCGGGAGGCAGGTGCACTGGCGCTATCGCTGTTTCGCACCGAGCTTAAAAACTGGACCAAGGGCGCGTCGTCGCCAGTGTCCGAAGCCGATATCAGGGTCAACGACCTGCTCGAGAACCGGCTGCGGTCCGCCACGCCGCAGTACGGCTGGCTGTCGGAAGAAAGCGCCGATGACGAGCAGCGTCTCGGCAAGCACCTGACATGGATTGTCGATCCGATCGACGGCACCCGCGGTTATCTCGCCGGCCGCGAAGACTGGTGCGTGAGCGTGGCGCTGGTCGAGGACGCATCGCCGGTGCTGGCGGTGGTGTTTGCGCCAGCCACCGATGAATTTTTCCTTGCCGCGCGCGGGCGGGGCGCCGCGCGCAACCATGTGCCTGTTTATGCGACAGGGGGCACCGAGCTGGATTTTTCCCGCATCGCCGGTCCGAAACCGCTGGTCCAGCGGCTCAGCCCGTCACCCGACGAAATTGTCCTTTATCCGCGAATCGGCTCGCTGGCGCTTCGGCTGTGCCGGGTCGCGCAGGGGACGCTCGATGCGGCTTTCGCCGGCGGCCAAAGCCGCGACTGGGACCTTGCCGCGGCCAATTTGATCGTGCAGGAAGCGAATGGTAATATGACGGCGCTCTCGGGGGATACGATCTCGTACAATCGCCGGGAGGTGACGCACGGGGTACTGGTGGCAGCGGGACGCGATCGTCATGCACGCATTGTCGAGCATTTTCGGACCCGTCCGTTGCCCTGA
- the ubiA gene encoding 4-hydroxybenzoate octaprenyltransferase: MSGAATRVADATGNWVDTHAPPWSRPYLRLSRLDRPIGSWLLLIPCWWSAALAAGVTGIIGRLPLTIGLFLIGAFVMRGAGCTWNDIADRDLDALVERTRSRPIPAGQVSVAQAAAFLVVQALIGLAVLLQFNRFAVATGIASLVIVAIYPFMKRITWWPQIVLGLAFSWGALMGFAVTLGRIDATALALYAGSIAWVIGYDTIYAHQDAEDDALIGIKSTALLFGTRTRQALTVFYGLAVVLISVALALAGAGFPAWIGLAAFAGHLIRQILRLQIGDPALCLRIFKSNRDAGLLLFAGLLVDAVLKANV, encoded by the coding sequence ATGAGCGGCGCGGCGACACGCGTTGCTGATGCGACCGGCAATTGGGTCGACACCCACGCGCCGCCATGGTCGCGGCCCTATCTTCGGCTTTCCCGTCTCGACCGGCCGATCGGTTCCTGGCTGCTGCTAATACCATGCTGGTGGTCGGCGGCGCTGGCCGCCGGCGTCACCGGCATTATCGGCCGATTGCCTCTCACGATCGGGCTGTTCCTGATCGGCGCATTTGTCATGCGCGGCGCCGGCTGCACCTGGAACGACATTGCCGATCGCGATCTCGACGCACTGGTGGAGCGGACGCGGTCGCGGCCGATTCCGGCGGGACAGGTCAGCGTCGCACAGGCAGCGGCCTTTCTGGTCGTTCAGGCCTTGATCGGACTGGCGGTGCTGCTGCAATTCAACCGCTTTGCGGTGGCGACCGGCATCGCCTCGCTTGTCATCGTCGCGATCTATCCGTTCATGAAGCGGATTACCTGGTGGCCGCAAATCGTGCTTGGGCTGGCGTTCTCCTGGGGCGCGCTGATGGGATTCGCAGTGACGCTGGGCCGGATCGATGCGACGGCCCTGGCGCTCTACGCCGGCTCGATCGCGTGGGTGATCGGCTACGACACCATCTATGCGCACCAGGACGCCGAGGACGACGCGCTGATCGGGATCAAGTCCACCGCGCTCTTGTTCGGCACACGCACCCGTCAGGCACTGACGGTGTTTTATGGATTGGCGGTGGTCTTGATCAGCGTGGCGCTCGCGCTGGCCGGTGCCGGCTTCCCGGCCTGGATCGGGCTTGCCGCGTTCGCAGGCCATCTGATCAGGCAGATCCTGCGCCTTCAGATCGGCGATCCCGCGCTGTGCCTGCGGATTTTCAAATCCAACCGCGACGCGGGGCTGCTGCTGTTCGCGGGATTGCTGGTCGATGCGGTGCTGAAAGCTAACGTGTAG
- a CDS encoding DUF6101 family protein, whose product MRRQTATSGINPAGSSRTLRLDPLSLPVSFDAHDSRADGGVRSIELHRERVVLRRALRGMQMAVNVRVSDFLGVALRGIDDDAQMLVLVHRDPSLTIPLCVSSDRNEIATAWQMWSDIFALPKLPEDKPGEPAQRRRRHNAIRSRRPKFLVRRRAGDLLNPANIHGGEHEIIARD is encoded by the coding sequence GTGAGGCGTCAAACAGCAACAAGCGGGATCAATCCCGCCGGGTCGAGCCGCACATTGCGGCTCGACCCTCTTTCTCTGCCGGTCAGCTTCGATGCGCACGATTCCCGCGCGGACGGCGGCGTGCGGAGTATCGAACTCCATCGCGAACGAGTGGTCCTGCGTCGTGCCCTGCGCGGCATGCAGATGGCGGTCAACGTTCGCGTCAGCGATTTTCTCGGCGTGGCGCTGCGCGGCATCGACGATGACGCCCAGATGCTGGTGCTCGTCCACCGCGATCCGTCGCTGACGATTCCCCTGTGCGTGAGTTCCGACCGCAACGAGATCGCAACCGCATGGCAGATGTGGAGCGACATCTTCGCGCTTCCGAAATTGCCGGAAGACAAGCCGGGCGAACCGGCGCAGCGGCGCCGGCGCCACAACGCGATCCGCTCGCGGCGGCCGAAATTCCTGGTGCGGCGGCGCGCCGGCGACTTGCTCAACCCCGCGAATATTCACGGGGGCGAGCACGAGATCATCGCAAGGGATTAG
- a CDS encoding lysophospholipid acyltransferase family protein yields the protein MKKLLRNVLRSSWVQRAVGFFAAEWLRLVWLTNKFSFDPPDIYEIVEPQLPAIFAFWHGQHFLTPFIKTKESHRAKVLISRHRDGEFNAIAVERLGIGTIRGSGDHGGAFHRKGGVGAFREMVQALEQGYNVASTADVPKRARVAGMGIIMLARESGRPIMPFAMATSRFIRLHNWDRTTINLPFGRGALVGIEPIIVPPDADAATMEKLRAALEANLNEATRRACAQVGRPEQAGHG from the coding sequence TTGAAAAAGTTGCTCCGTAATGTGCTGCGCAGCAGCTGGGTCCAGCGCGCTGTGGGTTTTTTCGCGGCCGAGTGGCTGCGGCTGGTCTGGCTTACCAACAAATTCAGTTTCGATCCGCCGGATATCTATGAAATCGTCGAGCCCCAGCTTCCGGCGATCTTCGCGTTCTGGCACGGCCAGCATTTCCTGACGCCGTTCATCAAGACCAAGGAGAGCCATCGCGCCAAGGTGCTGATCTCGCGGCACCGCGACGGCGAGTTCAACGCCATCGCCGTCGAACGGCTCGGCATCGGCACCATCCGTGGCTCCGGCGATCACGGCGGCGCGTTTCACCGCAAGGGCGGGGTCGGTGCGTTCAGGGAGATGGTGCAGGCGCTAGAGCAAGGCTATAACGTCGCCTCGACCGCGGATGTGCCGAAGCGCGCGCGCGTCGCGGGGATGGGCATCATCATGCTGGCGCGGGAATCCGGACGGCCGATCATGCCCTTCGCCATGGCGACCAGCCGTTTCATCCGCCTCCACAACTGGGACCGCACCACCATCAATTTGCCATTCGGGCGAGGCGCATTGGTGGGCATTGAACCGATCATTGTGCCGCCGGATGCCGATGCCGCGACCATGGAAAAACTGCGGGCGGCACTGGAGGCCAACCTGAACGAAGCGACCCGGCGCGCCTGCGCGCAGGTCGGTCGTCCGGAACAGGCGGGTCATGGCTAA
- a CDS encoding TldD/PmbA family protein has product MIASPPTASPLSSDAATAGLFDQSALSTLAQRLVEAAKHAGADAADAVAVRGVSQGVEVRDGRVEESERSEGDDVGLRVLVGQRQAVVSTNDISGDGIARLAERAVAMARVAPDDKFVGLADPSLLARDFPELDLLDPKVPSTAELERRACEAEAAALAVKGVTKSGGASASTGIGGMVLVTSTGFHGSYLRSSQGISMTAIVGDGTGMERDYDFTSAPHGSDLASPESVGRKAGERTVARANPRKVETCKVPVVFDPRVSGSLVGHLVGAVNGASIARKTSFLKDRLGEQLFARNIRIIDDPLRVRGLRSQSFDAEGVKVKKLAIIDEGVLTTWLLDCATARELGLVTTGHAHRGVSSSPSPGSYNLHLEAGEPTPAELISDIKQGFYVTDLIGSGVNGVTGDYSRGASGFWIENGEITYAVSEVTIAGHLLEIFKSMVPANDLEFRYGVNAPTVRIEGLTLGGR; this is encoded by the coding sequence GTGATCGCTTCACCACCGACTGCTTCGCCGCTTTCATCTGATGCCGCAACCGCCGGCCTGTTCGACCAATCCGCACTGAGCACGCTGGCGCAGCGCCTCGTCGAGGCGGCCAAACACGCGGGCGCCGACGCCGCCGACGCGGTGGCGGTGCGCGGCGTGTCGCAAGGGGTCGAGGTGCGCGACGGACGGGTCGAGGAATCCGAGCGCTCGGAAGGCGACGATGTCGGGCTGCGCGTGCTGGTGGGACAGCGCCAGGCGGTGGTCTCGACCAACGATATCAGCGGCGACGGCATTGCAAGGCTGGCGGAGCGCGCCGTCGCGATGGCCCGCGTCGCACCCGACGACAAATTTGTCGGTCTCGCCGATCCGTCATTGCTGGCGCGCGATTTCCCCGAACTCGATCTGCTCGACCCCAAGGTGCCTTCAACGGCCGAACTGGAGCGCCGCGCCTGCGAAGCCGAAGCGGCCGCGCTCGCGGTCAAGGGCGTCACCAAATCAGGCGGCGCCTCGGCCTCGACCGGAATTGGCGGCATGGTGCTGGTCACCTCGACCGGCTTCCACGGCTCTTATCTGCGCTCGAGCCAGGGCATCTCGATGACCGCGATCGTTGGCGACGGCACCGGCATGGAGCGCGATTACGATTTCACCTCGGCGCCGCACGGTTCCGATCTCGCTTCGCCTGAAAGCGTTGGCCGCAAAGCGGGCGAGCGCACGGTGGCGCGCGCCAATCCGCGTAAGGTCGAGACCTGCAAGGTCCCTGTGGTGTTCGACCCCCGCGTATCCGGATCGCTGGTCGGCCATCTCGTGGGTGCGGTGAATGGCGCCTCGATCGCGCGCAAGACCAGTTTCCTGAAGGACCGGCTCGGCGAGCAGCTGTTTGCCAGGAACATCCGCATCATCGACGATCCTCTGCGGGTACGCGGGTTGCGCTCGCAATCGTTCGACGCCGAGGGGGTCAAGGTCAAAAAGCTCGCCATCATCGATGAGGGCGTGCTGACAACGTGGCTATTGGATTGCGCGACCGCGCGGGAGCTCGGACTGGTCACGACCGGCCACGCCCACCGCGGCGTATCTTCATCGCCGTCGCCGGGATCGTACAACCTCCACCTCGAAGCCGGCGAACCCACGCCGGCTGAGCTGATCTCGGACATCAAACAGGGATTCTACGTCACCGACCTGATCGGCTCCGGCGTCAACGGCGTGACCGGCGATTACAGCCGCGGCGCATCCGGGTTCTGGATCGAGAACGGCGAGATCACCTATGCGGTGAGCGAGGTGACGATCGCGGGCCATCTGCTCGAAATCTTCAAATCCATGGTACCGGCCAACGATCTGGAATTCCGTTATGGCGTCAACGCTCCGACAGTTCGGATCGAGGGATTGACGCTTGGCGGACGTTAG